In Paenibacillus stellifer, the DNA window CCCGCTCCTTGCGGGCGCCACGGTCGCCATTCCGGTCATGCGGGAGATACATAAGCTCCAGCGTCCCTGGATGAGGCTGATTCTGCTCTTCGCGCTTCCTCTGGGCTACGCCACACTGATCGGGCTTGCCAAGAACGGCGTCGGCTCGGTCTACGATTTGATGAATTACCTGGTTCCGCTGCTCCTGCTGCCCTATTTTGCAATAACGCCATTTACGGCGCAGGATACAGACCGGCTGCTTCGCTCATACGCCGCAGTTGCAGTGTTGGTTGCAGCCTATGGAATCGTGCAGTATACGACGATGCCGCCATGGGACGCCTTCTGGATGCAGAATGCGGGCATGAACTCCATCGGCAGTCCAAAGCCGCTTGAGGTTCGGGTGTTCTCCACGCTGAACTCGCCGGGTCCGGCCGCGACCTTTCTGGTGTTCGCGCTTGTTCCGATGATCCTGGAGAAGAAATGGCGGGGCATCTTCGGCTGGGTCGGCGTCCTGCTCGTGGTGGTCTGTCTGCTCACTACTCTGGTCCGGGCCGCTTGGTTGATTCTGCTCGTAATGCTGCTGGCTTACATCGCTTCCTCTTCCTCTAAGGGCAAGTGGAAGACGCTGATTCAGCTGCTCTTCGTCGCAATGGCGCTGTACTGGATCGTGCCGAAGCTTCCGGGAGCGGAAGTGCTGACGGCGCGGATGGAGACATTCTCCTCAATTCAGGAGGACCGCTCCTATAACGACCGGCTCAACCTGTTGGGGAATATGCTTCCCGTTATCAAGTCCAATCCGGTCGGCCAGGGCATCGGCAGTGTCGGACAGAGCACCAAGCTGGGCAACGGAGGCGAGCTTGGTGAGTACGGAATCATGGACAACGGATTTATCGCACTGATGCTGACCTTCGGTGCCCCGGGCGTGCTGCTGTTCTCCCTCGCTCTGGGCGTTGTAATCAAACAGATTGTCGGAAGAATCCTGGGCCCGGTTCCGCTGAAGCCATACGCCAGGCTGGCACTAGCGTCATGGATGGGCGTGGTGATCGGACTTGTGTCGGATAACGGGTTCTCCGGAATCAAGGCTTACCTCGTCTGGATGCTGATCGCCATCGGCCTTGGGGTGAGAGAAATGCGGGAGGAGCAGCGCAGGACACCGGACAGAGAGGCATACAATCGAGCTGAAGCCCGCCACTGGGCGGCTCCAGAGCCCGGTCCCGATGGCTAGGGCAACAGGCGGCCGGAAGACGATGATGAATTCCTATATGTAGAGATCAACAATGGATGGGAACGGTTAGAAAAAGGAGGAGACCAGCATGTATTCATTGACTAGCGAGCTTGCCGGTTCAATCCGCGGCCTGGCGCCGGCATTCCGAACCGCCGGAGAGATCAAGGCCGAAGCGGGAGACGAAGAAGACAAACAGTATTCCCCGGATCATGTGAGAATTCATGGTCGGCTTCAAGTTCTGCGGTTACTGCGGGAAACACAAGCCAGCCGGATGAACCAAGAGAGGGAGAGAGGAGGAAGAAGCAATGCCTGATAATGGCGGACTGAACATTATGGCGACAGGCCTGAGCTGGCCTTCGGTACAGCCCGGAGGGCTTAATACGTATTTTAAATCCGTCTGCGAGCAGCTTTCTTCCCAGAACCGGGTACACGCCCTGATCTGCAGCAACGATCAGCCCGATACTCCCGACAGTCTCATTATTCACAATGCGGGCGACCCCAAGCAGTCCATTTGGAAGCGAAAGGATGCCTTTCAGCGAAAAGCGGCGGAGCTGATGGATCGCGGCGAAATCGACATTCTGTACTCCCATTTCGCACCGTACGGTGTAGGGCCCGCTGTCGAAGCGAAGAAGCGCGGCATTCCCGTCGTTACGACCTTCCACGGACCTTGGAACGAAGAGATGAAAATCGAGGGACAGGGAATCAAGCATCAGGTCAAGACGGCGATCGCCAAGTCGATTGAGCGCAAGGCTTACCGGCTCTCGGATACGTTCATCGTCCTCAGCGAAACCTTCCGCGATATTCTCCATTCCCTTCACGGTATTCCGCTTCATAAGATCATGGTCATTCCGGGGGCGGCCAACGTTGACCGCTTCACACCGGCAAGCAACCGGCTTGCGGTGCGCCGGATGCTGAATCTCCCTGAGGGAGCGACCACGGTCCTCACGGTCCGCAGACTCGTGAACCGTATGGGACTCCTCCAGCTTCTTGAAGCGTGGCGTACCGTATCGGAACAATTCCCGAATTCCATTCTCCTGATCGGCGGCAAAGGACCGCTTCGCGGCGAGCTGGAAGCCAAAATCGCCGATTACGGATTAACGAACAAAGTCCGGCTGCTCGGTTACATTCCCGATCACCAGCTGGCCTCATATTATCAGGCGGCGGATCTGTTCGTCGTTCCCTCCCAGGCGCTTGAAGGCTTCGGCCTCATCACCGCCGAAGCGTTGTCGAGTGGCCTGCCGGTCATGGCGACACCGATCGGCGGCAACAGGGAAATTCTGCAGAATTTCCGCCCCGAGCTGCTCTTTAACAGTCCCTCGGCCGAGGATATGGCTGAAGGCATCTCCCGGATACTCGGGAACCGAAGGCTTCTGCCTTCCCGGGAGGAATGCAGGGAGCATGCGCTTCAGAAGTATACCTGGCAGCATGTCGGCAATCAGGTAGAGACGGTATTCAAAGAGGCAATGGGGAAAGGAGAGACGATCAATGCTGAGAGTGGCGTATATCGATCACACGGCTAGATGGAGCGGCGGGGAAGTCGCCCTGTTCAACATTCTGACCCATATTGGTGATCAGGTGAATCCGCTGGTGATTCTGGCTGAGGAAGGCGCGCTGGCGGACCGTCTGCGCGAGAAGGGAATCGACGTCCGGATCGTGCCGCTGGATGACAGCATCCGCAACCGCGGACGCAACACCGTCAACCTGGGCGCTCCGGCAGCGGCGCTGAAGCTGCTGTCTTACGGACGCAAGCTTGCCCCGATCCTGAAGGAGGAGCATGTAGCCTGCGTTCACACCAATTCCCTGAAATCAGCTCTGTACGGCACTGTTGCCGCCAAGTCAGCAGGTGTTCCGCTGATCTGGCATATTCGCGACCACATCGGCGCGCCTTATCTGAAGCCGGTTGTCGCGAAAGGCATCCGGCTCATGTCGCGTTATATCCCGAGCGGCGTTATCGCCAATTCGAAATCAACACTCAACGCGCTTGAGCTGCCCCGTTCCAAGAAGACGCTCGTTGTCTACTCCGCCTTCGCCAAGGCAATCGCCGCCTCGGCCTCCCGGAAGGAGCAGAAGGATTTCAACGTGCTTCTGGTCGGCCGGCTGGCCGAATGGAAAGGCC includes these proteins:
- a CDS encoding glycosyltransferase family 4 protein; its protein translation is MLRVAYIDHTARWSGGEVALFNILTHIGDQVNPLVILAEEGALADRLREKGIDVRIVPLDDSIRNRGRNTVNLGAPAAALKLLSYGRKLAPILKEEHVACVHTNSLKSALYGTVAAKSAGVPLIWHIRDHIGAPYLKPVVAKGIRLMSRYIPSGVIANSKSTLNALELPRSKKTLVVYSAFAKAIAASASRKEQKDFNVLLVGRLAEWKGQHILLEAAKMLKSNSRIKFWLAGDALFGEDEYKKRLVSTIDREGLSNVSLLGHVEDIQGLMQQADLLVHTSITPEPFGQVIVEGMAAGLPVIASNEGGPVEIVVQNETGLLIQPGDSAVLAEAISWMLEHPEEREMMAEAGIKRVKEHFVIENTVKDIVAYYKGLLAGA
- a CDS encoding glycosyltransferase family 4 protein, whose product is MPDNGGLNIMATGLSWPSVQPGGLNTYFKSVCEQLSSQNRVHALICSNDQPDTPDSLIIHNAGDPKQSIWKRKDAFQRKAAELMDRGEIDILYSHFAPYGVGPAVEAKKRGIPVVTTFHGPWNEEMKIEGQGIKHQVKTAIAKSIERKAYRLSDTFIVLSETFRDILHSLHGIPLHKIMVIPGAANVDRFTPASNRLAVRRMLNLPEGATTVLTVRRLVNRMGLLQLLEAWRTVSEQFPNSILLIGGKGPLRGELEAKIADYGLTNKVRLLGYIPDHQLASYYQAADLFVVPSQALEGFGLITAEALSSGLPVMATPIGGNREILQNFRPELLFNSPSAEDMAEGISRILGNRRLLPSREECREHALQKYTWQHVGNQVETVFKEAMGKGETINAESGVYRSHG
- a CDS encoding O-antigen ligase family protein — its product is MTSRSSGQTGYPLIGNIRTLATAGIFLAGCTILPLMIGYVSAKLSSANSLQLALVAALLFPAFLLALLRPRQLVAYTLLVWAIAPELRRIADWSVGAYHSVSLLSLAPLLAGATVAIPVMREIHKLQRPWMRLILLFALPLGYATLIGLAKNGVGSVYDLMNYLVPLLLLPYFAITPFTAQDTDRLLRSYAAVAVLVAAYGIVQYTTMPPWDAFWMQNAGMNSIGSPKPLEVRVFSTLNSPGPAATFLVFALVPMILEKKWRGIFGWVGVLLVVVCLLTTLVRAAWLILLVMLLAYIASSSSKGKWKTLIQLLFVAMALYWIVPKLPGAEVLTARMETFSSIQEDRSYNDRLNLLGNMLPVIKSNPVGQGIGSVGQSTKLGNGGELGEYGIMDNGFIALMLTFGAPGVLLFSLALGVVIKQIVGRILGPVPLKPYARLALASWMGVVIGLVSDNGFSGIKAYLVWMLIAIGLGVREMREEQRRTPDREAYNRAEARHWAAPEPGPDG